The nucleotide window CAAGCTAAACGCACCTTCAAACCAGTCACCGCACCCGCCGCCTGGAATCTGGTTGCAGCTTTATAACGGATTTTAGGCTCGCAGTATGACTCTTTTTTTACGAAATCCGTCACATTGAGTTGCAGTGTTACATGTACATCCCGCCGTTGACCGGCACGGTAGCGCCGGTCACGTAGGCCGCACCGTCGGACGCCAGGAACGAAACCACCTTGGCGATTTCATCAGCCTGGCCCAGGCGGCCCAGCGGAATCTGGGTTTGCAGGGCTTCACGCTGCGCTTCTGGCAGTTCGCGGGTCATGTCGGTGTCGATGAAGCCCGGAGTCACCGAGTTTACGGTGATGCCACGCGAGCCCACTTCACGCGCGAGGGCGCGGCTGAAGCCTTCCAGGCCAGCCTTGGCGGCGGCGTAGTTGGCCTGGCCAGCGTTACCCATTGCACCGACGACCGAGCCGATGCTGATGATACGACCCCAACGTGCCTTGGTCATGCCACGCAGCACGCCCTTGGACAGACGGTAGAGGCTGTTCAGGTTCGTGTCGATCACGTCGAACCACTCGTCGTCCTTCATGCGCAGCATGAGGTTGTCGCGAGTGATACCGGCGTTGTTGACCAGGATGGCCGGCGCGCCAAACTGTTCGGCGATGGCACCCAGAACAGCTTCAACGGATTCGGCGCTGGTCACGTTCAGCTCCATGCCGGTGCCGGTGATACCGTGCTCTTTCAGGGTGGCAGCAATGCGCTCGGCGCCGGAGGCCGAAGTGGCGGTACCGATCACGGTCGCGCCCTGGCGGCCCAGCTCGAGGGCGATGGCCTGGCCAATGCCACGGCTGGCGCCGGTGACCAGTGCAACTTTACCTTGCAGGCTCATGCAAGCTTCTCCAAATCAGGCCAGTGCCGCGCGGGTGGCGGCAACGGCGTCAGGGGTATTGAGGTTGTAGGTGGTCACGCCGTCGGCGCAACGCTTGTTCAGGCCAGCCAGGACCTTGCCCGGGCCGCACTCGACCAGGTTGACTGCACCGTTGGCAGCCAGGGTCTGCACGCACTCGACCCAACGCACAGGCTGGTACAGCTGGGCCAGCAGGTCATGCTTGAGGGCATCGAGGTCGGCGGCAATGGCAGCGGTGACGTTCTGCACCACCGGAATTTGCGGCGCCTTCCATTCGATGGCATTGACCGATTCGGCAAAGCGCTCGGCGGCCGGCTTCATCAGGGCACAGTGCGACGGCACGCTGACCGCCAGCGGCAGGGCGCGCTTGGCACCTTTGGCCTTGCACAGCTCCATGGCCCGATCTACCGCAGCCTTGTTACCTGCGATGACCACCTGGCCTGGCGAGTTGAAGTTGACGGCGCTGACCACTTGGTCTTCTGCCGCTTCGGCGCAAATTTCTACCACCACGGCGTCGTCCAGGCCAAGGATTGCAGCCATGGCACCGTGACCTGCAGGCACGGCCTCCTGCATCAACTGACCACGGCGCTCGACCAGGCGAACGGCGTCTTTCAGGCTGATGCTTTCAGCGGCAACCAAGGCACTGTATTCACCCAGACTATGACCGGAGACGAAGGCTGGCGCGGCGCCGCCTTCCGCCAGCCACAAGCGCCACAGCGCGATGGACGCGGTGAGGATGGCCGGCTGGGTCTTGTCGGTCTGGTTGAGTTGCTCTTCCGGGCCTTCCTGGATCAGCTTCCACAGGTCGTAACCGAGTGCGTCGGAAGCTTCCTTGAAGGTTTCGATGATCACTGGCTTCTCGGCGCCGAGCTCGGCGAGCATGCCCAGCGACTGGGAACCTTGACCGGGAAAGACAAATGCGAGGGATGCAGACATTGAACAAGCCCTTATGATCTTGTCGTCGGATAGGGTGCGCCAGGCCGCAGGCCAGGCGCGGAATCTGAAAACTTGGATGGAAACGCAGACCAAGCGGTCACATTTAAGCACTTCATCGCCGAAATGCCTAAGGCAACAGGTCTTCAAGGCGGCCATGCAGGCGCTGCGGCAGGTTTTCCTGAATTTCGATCAACGCCCGCTGGATGGCGCTCTGGAAGCCCTGCACGCCTGCCGAGCCATGGCTCTTGATGACGATACCCTGCAACCCCAGAAAGCTCGCACCGTTGTGCCGCGCCGGCGCCAGGTCGGCCTGCAGGCGCTTGAGCAGCGGCATGGCCACGGCCCCGGCAACGCGAGCAAATGCACCGCCCTTGAACAGCTTTTCGATGCGTGCACCGATCATCGTTGCCAGACCCTCGCTGGATTTAAGCAGGATGTTGCCGACAAAACCGTCGCACACCACCACGTCCGCCTCCCCTCTGTACAGGCCATCCCCTTCGACGAAACCGACGTAGTTAAGGCCGCGAGCGTTCTGCAACAGCGTGGCCGCCAGCTTGACCTGCTGGTTGCCCTTGATGTCCTCGGTACCGATGTTCAGCAATGCCACACGCGGCCGATGCACACCCAGGGCCTGGGCGGCCACCGAGCCCATCACCGCGAACTGATAGAGGTTCTCGGCGCTGCAATCGACATTGGCACCCAGGTCCAGCAGCTGGCAGTAACCCGCCTGGGTCGGGATCGCCGCCACCATGGCTGGCCGATCGATACCCGGCAAGGTTTTGAGCACGAAGCGTGACAGCGCCATCAGCGCCCCGGTATTGCCGGCACTGACGCAGGCCTGGGCCTTGCCGTCACGCACCAGTTCGAGGGCGATGCGCATCGACGAGTCCGGCTTGCCGCGTAGCGCCTGGGAGGGCCGCTCGTCCATACCGATCACCTCACTGGCGGCGACAATCTGCAGGCGCGCGCGATCCGCAGCTGCAAGGCCGCTGACAAGATCTTCTAGGAGGGAGGGTTGACCGACGAGGGTCAGGTGCAGCGAGGGGGTAGCCGAAAGGCAGGCAATGCTAGCCTGGACAATGCTGCGGGGACCGAAGTCCCCGCCCATTGCGTCGATCGCGATGATCTGAGCGGACAAGGATTACTCGTCAGCGCCCTTATCGATCACTTTACGACCACGGTATACGCCTTCTGGCGAAACGTGGTGGCGCAGGTGAATTTCACCGGTGGTTTTCTCTACCGACAGCGCGTTTTCCGACAGGGCGTCGTGCGAACGGCGCATGTCACGGGCAGAGCGGGATTTTTTGTTCTGCTGAACAGCCATAATTGATTAACTCCTAAACGTTTGGGTCACGCTTTAACTGCGCCAAAACACTGAACGGGTTGGACCGCGATACCTCGTCCTTGCTCGATTCGGGCTCGTCTGCGCCCGCCGGCTGCTGGCATTCTTCCGGATGGTGAGCAGGCACGATTGGCAAGGCGAGCAGAAGCTCCTCCTCGACCAATGCCTGCAGATCCAAAGGATCTTCGCCCAGTTCCAGCACGTCATAGCCTTTCGGCAACGACTGGGTATTCGCACCCTCCTTCACCACAGCGTATGTACATTCGCTGTAGATCGGCAGGGTGACCAGCTCAAGACAACGCTGGCAAACCATCTTGACCTCGACGTTCAGCTCGGTGTGGATAACCACCACGTGCTGTTCATCTCGTTCAAAATCGAACTTCGCCTGCACCGTACCGACATTGTCGGAAAGCGGGTCGCAGAGTCTTTCCAAATCAGCGAGTTGCAGCGAACCGTTAAGGGTTACGCCACGATCGGCTAATTTGCGCGGGTCAACGTGAGGTGGAATCGGGTCATTCAACATAGGCGCAGCATTCTAGGGATGCCCCCCGTCCCTGTCAAAGGAAATTCGGCGGCATCGTGCGTGATAGGATTGGTTCAACCGAAACGGAGTCTACCATGCTTCCTTTGTTACTGGCTTCCAGCTCTGCCTATCGCCGCGAACTGCTGACACGCCTGCGCCTGCCCTTCACTTGGGCAAGCCCCGATATAGACGAACAGCGACGGGATGACGAGCCCGCCGTGGAACTGGTGCGCCGGCTGGCCAGGCAAAAGGCCGAAGCTTTGGCGGGCAGCCATCCCGCGCACCTGATTATCGGTTCGGACCAGGTTGCAGTACTGGGCGAACAGGTGCTGGGCAAACCACACACGTTCGAGCGGGCTTGCGAGCAACTGCTGGAGTGCAGCGGGCAGCAGGTGAGCTTTCTGACCGGATTGGCATTGCTCAATAGCGCGACCGGGCACTGCCAGGTGGACTGCGTGCCGTTTACGGTGACGCTGCGCGAATTGAGCCGGGAGCGGGTGGAGCGCTATGTGACGGCGGAACAGCCACTGGATTGCGCAGGAAGCTTCAAGGCAGAGGGCTTGGGGGTGAGTTTGTTCCAGAGCACCCACGGGTGCGATTCGACCAGCCTGATCGGGCTGCCGTTGATTCGACTGGTGGATATGTTGACCCGGGAGGGGGTGGTTGTCCCTTGAGCCTGGCTTGAGATTTTCTGCGCCTGGGAGACCGAGCGCCGCCCGCGCGGCGCTTCGCGGGCGGCGCTCGGTCTCACAGGCGCCGCAAAATGCACGCCGAACTCAACGCAACTGCGGCCCCTGGAACCCCATCCACATCGCCAGGTGCTCAGCCACACTGGCCCCCACGCGCTTGGAGAAGCGATCGAACGGCGACTCCTGCACAGTGAAGTCCACCAGCTCCTTCTCGCCTACAATTTCACGCGCCACGTAGCTGGCACTGCCCAGCCCATCCACCAGCCCCAGCGCCTTGGCCTGCTCGCCCGACCAGATAAGGCCACTGAACAACTCCGGGTGGTCCTTATCCTTCAGGCGCTCGCCGCGCCCTTGCTTGACCATGGCGATGAACTGGTTGTGCGTGGTGTCCAGCACCCCCTGCCAGAACCGGGTTTCTTCTGGCTTTTCAGGGGAGAACGGATCAAGGAAGGCCTTGTGCTCACCCGAGGTGTAGGCACGCCGCTCCACGCCCAGCTTCTCCATGGTGCCGACAAAGCCGTAACCAGCCGCCGTCACGCCAATCGAGCCCACCAGGCTAGCCTTGTCGGCATAGATCTCGTCCGCCGCACTGGCAATGTAATAGGCACCGGAAGCACCAAGATCAGCAATTACCGCATACAGCTTGATGGCCGGATACTCGGCGCGCAGGCGGCGGATTTCGTCATACACGTAACCCGCCTGCACCGGGCTGCCGCCCGGGCTGTTGATGCGCATGACCACGGCCTTGGTCTTGCTGTCCTTGAACGCGTCGCGCAGGCTCTTGACGATGTTGTCGGCGCTGGCGCCTTCCTGGTCGGCAATCACCCCGCGTACCTCGACCAGCGCGGTATGGCTGGCACTGCGCGATGCCGCCTTGTCCATGTCCATCAGTGGCGTGAACAATGCCAGGAAGCCGAAGAGGTAGATGAAAGTCAGCAGCTTGAAGAAGATCCCCCAGCGCCGCGCCCGGCGCTGCTCCTGCACACTGGCCAGCAAGGTCTTTTCCAGCAGTTGCCAACTCTTGCGCTCTTCGCGCCCTTCGCGCTCCTCGGGTGCGGCCTCGGGGGCTTTCCATTCGTCTGCCATGCTTACCTACCTTGGAAGTGGAATTGCGGAACCGCCCAGCCACTCACGCAGCTGGGAAAAGTGATCGATGCACACCTGCGGACCAAACTCGGCCAGCGCCTGCAGCGACATGGCACCATAGCCCACCGCCACCGAATGCATGCCGGCATTGCTGGCCATCTGCAGGTCGAATGCCGAGTCCCCGACCATCAGCGCACGCCCCGGTTCGACGCCGCAATGGCCGAGAATTTCCTCGAGCATCAGCGGATGCGGCTTGCCGCGGGTTTCGTCAGCAGCGCGAGTGATGTCAAAGAACGCCTCCCAGCCATTGGCCTTGAGTACCCGATCCAGCCCACGACGCGCCTTGCCGGTCGCCACCGCCAGGCGGTAACCCTCGGCACGGAAGGCATCCAGCGACTCGACCACGCCCTCGAACAGCGGCGAAGGCTGCTGGTCCAGCGCCATGTAGATGTCGGCATAGTGCTGACGAAAGCGCTCGACCTGCTCAGGCGCCAGGTGCGGGTACAGCGTATGGATCGCCTCACCCAGGGCCAGACCGATGATGCCCTTGACCGCGCCGTCGCTGCTGGGCGCCTCGCCGGCACGCTCGGCGGCGGCATTCATGGCCTCGACAATACGCCCGATGGAATCGGCCAGGGTACCGTCCCAGTCGAAGATCAGTAGCTCATAGCCTTTATTCATGGGTCAGGACGCACTCAGACGTTCAATGGTTTTCGCCCAGACTTCATCCACAGGCGCTTCAAGCTTCAGCTCACCACCGTCCGGCAGCGGCACGGTCAGCGCATAGGCATGCAGGAACAGGCGCTTGCCCCCCAAATCACGAATTTCGCGACTGAAGTCTTCGTCACCGTATTTGCTGTCACCGGCAATCATGTGCCCGGCATGCAGGGTGTGCACGCGGATCTGGTGGGTACGCCCAGTGATCGGACGGGCCTCGACAATGGTGGCGAACTCGCCAAAGCGGCGCAGCACGCGGAACAGGGTCAACGCTTCCTTGCCCTCCTCGTTCACTTCGACCATGCGCTCGCCGGAGCGCAGGTTGCTCTTGAGCAACGGAGCGTTTACCTGCTTCTTCGAGGTCGGCCAGTGGCCGCGCACCAGCGCCATGTAGCGCTTGTCGACACCATCGCCACGCAGGGCGGCATGCAGGTGGCGCAGCATGCTGCGCTTCTTGGCGATCATCAGCAGGCCGGAGGTGTCGCGGTCCAGGCGGTGTACCAGCTCCAGCTCCTTGGCGTCCGGGCGCAGCTGGCGCAGCGCTTCGATCACGCCAAAGCTCAGGCCGCTGCCGCCATGCACGGCGATGCCGGACGGCTTGTTCATCACGATAAGCGCCTTGTCTTCGTAGACAATGGCCGCCTCAAGGCGTTGCAGCAAGCCCTGGGCCACCGGCGCCGGCTCGTCACGCTCCGGCAGGCGGACGGGCGGTACCCGCACGATATCGCCGGCCTGGATCTTGTACTCAGGCTTTACCCGACCTTTGTTCACCCGCACTTCACCCTTGCGCAGGATGCGGTAGACCAAAGTCTTGGGCACGCCCTTGAGGGCCGTGATGAGGAAATTGTCGATGCGTTGGCCGGCAAGCTCCGGCGCGACTTCGATCAGCTGAACGCCGGAAGTCGGAGGGGTATTGGTCGTCATTGCGGGATCATAACAATTTTTTATGGAATTGAAGCACTTAATCATTGCTGCTATAGTCGCGAACGCCGCCAAAAGCGGCAGGCCAGCGGCACCAGGCTTTCAGCCGGCCCTGACCAACGCAATTCTCCAGGACGCGAGGCCGTCCTACGGGGTTTTCGCCAGTTTACCGAATTGCCTGGAATCGCCACCAGCGCTGTGTAGAGAAGAGCGAAAAAAAACGACAAGCGCGGTGTTTCACCTGCTTACCCGATTCTTTTCGCAGTACCTCTGCCCGCGAGTCGCTTCCACGCAACGCACGGCGAATGCTTCGGAAATACCTGCCTTGGACATCAATGGCGCCAGTGCAGTACCTGCAGTGGCGAAAAATGCAACCCGTTGCGGATTCAGCGCGCGGCAGCACCCGAATTATCAGGGATACGTGCAGGGTGGAGATGCACAGCCCTCGGACCGTGTAGCACCGCGTCCGGCCACCAGCCACTGACGGCTGGCGAGCGGATAAGGTCCTGAACAGATGCCCCCGGGCGTCCACGGCTGAAGGTTGATTCCTCCTCCTGACTGAGTGCACAAGGCCCGCTTGGTTGATTCGATATCCATTCGAAGCCACCGGGGCCTTGTTGGCACCGCAGCAAACAGGACGCGTCGTCGCGACAACGGCAGGCTGGGCAACCGGCTGGTGCCGAACGTCGCTCGACACGGGGGTGGCCCGGCCACCCTTTGCGCACCTTGGCACCGACCATGAGACGTCGTGTGTGCCGAACGCCGTTTCCGGCAGCCCGGAAACCGACGGTACAACATGAAAAGAATGCTGATTAACGCAACTCAACCCGAAGAGTTGCGTGTAGCCCTGGTGGACGGCCAACGCCTCTACGACCTGGACATCGAGTCCGGCGCACGTGAGCAGAAAAAGGCCAACATCTACAAAGGCAAGATCACCCGCATCGAACCCAGCCTCGAAGCCGCCTTCGTCGACTTCGGTTCCGAACGTCACGGCTTCCTGCCGCTGAAAGAAATCTCCCGCGAATACTTCAAGAAAGCCCCCGAAGGCCGGGTGAACATCAAGGAAGTGCTCAGCGAAGGCCAGGAAGTCATCGTCCAGGTCGAGAAGGAAGAGCGCGGCAACAAAGGCGCCGCCCTCACCACCTTCATCAGCCTGGCTGGCCGCTACCTGGTGCTGATGCCCAACAACCCGCGTGCTGGCGGCATCTCCCGCCGCATCGAAGGCGAAGAGCGCAACGAACTGCGCGAAGCCCTGAACGGCCTGACCGTGCCGGGCGACATGGGCCTGATCGTGCGCACTGCCGGCCTTGGCCGCAGCAGCGAAGAAATGCAGTGGGACCTCGACTACCTGCTGCAGCTGTGGACCGCCATCAAGGAAGCATCCCTGGACCGCGCCGCGCCATTCCTGATCTACCAGGAAAGCAACGTC belongs to Pseudomonas putida NBRC 14164 and includes:
- a CDS encoding S49 family peptidase, with amino-acid sequence MADEWKAPEAAPEEREGREERKSWQLLEKTLLASVQEQRRARRWGIFFKLLTFIYLFGFLALFTPLMDMDKAASRSASHTALVEVRGVIADQEGASADNIVKSLRDAFKDSKTKAVVMRINSPGGSPVQAGYVYDEIRRLRAEYPAIKLYAVIADLGASGAYYIASAADEIYADKASLVGSIGVTAAGYGFVGTMEKLGVERRAYTSGEHKAFLDPFSPEKPEETRFWQGVLDTTHNQFIAMVKQGRGERLKDKDHPELFSGLIWSGEQAKALGLVDGLGSASYVAREIVGEKELVDFTVQESPFDRFSKRVGASVAEHLAMWMGFQGPQLR
- the fabG gene encoding 3-oxoacyl-ACP reductase FabG — protein: MSLQGKVALVTGASRGIGQAIALELGRQGATVIGTATSASGAERIAATLKEHGITGTGMELNVTSAESVEAVLGAIAEQFGAPAILVNNAGITRDNLMLRMKDDEWFDVIDTNLNSLYRLSKGVLRGMTKARWGRIISIGSVVGAMGNAGQANYAAAKAGLEGFSRALAREVGSRGITVNSVTPGFIDTDMTRELPEAQREALQTQIPLGRLGQADEIAKVVSFLASDGAAYVTGATVPVNGGMYM
- a CDS encoding YceD family protein encodes the protein MLNDPIPPHVDPRKLADRGVTLNGSLQLADLERLCDPLSDNVGTVQAKFDFERDEQHVVVIHTELNVEVKMVCQRCLELVTLPIYSECTYAVVKEGANTQSLPKGYDVLELGEDPLDLQALVEEELLLALPIVPAHHPEECQQPAGADEPESSKDEVSRSNPFSVLAQLKRDPNV
- the rpmF gene encoding 50S ribosomal protein L32, with product MAVQQNKKSRSARDMRRSHDALSENALSVEKTTGEIHLRHHVSPEGVYRGRKVIDKGADE
- the fabD gene encoding ACP S-malonyltransferase is translated as MSASLAFVFPGQGSQSLGMLAELGAEKPVIIETFKEASDALGYDLWKLIQEGPEEQLNQTDKTQPAILTASIALWRLWLAEGGAAPAFVSGHSLGEYSALVAAESISLKDAVRLVERRGQLMQEAVPAGHGAMAAILGLDDAVVVEICAEAAEDQVVSAVNFNSPGQVVIAGNKAAVDRAMELCKAKGAKRALPLAVSVPSHCALMKPAAERFAESVNAIEWKAPQIPVVQNVTAAIAADLDALKHDLLAQLYQPVRWVECVQTLAANGAVNLVECGPGKVLAGLNKRCADGVTTYNLNTPDAVAATRAALA
- the rluC gene encoding 23S rRNA pseudouridine(955/2504/2580) synthase RluC, encoding MTTNTPPTSGVQLIEVAPELAGQRIDNFLITALKGVPKTLVYRILRKGEVRVNKGRVKPEYKIQAGDIVRVPPVRLPERDEPAPVAQGLLQRLEAAIVYEDKALIVMNKPSGIAVHGGSGLSFGVIEALRQLRPDAKELELVHRLDRDTSGLLMIAKKRSMLRHLHAALRGDGVDKRYMALVRGHWPTSKKQVNAPLLKSNLRSGERMVEVNEEGKEALTLFRVLRRFGEFATIVEARPITGRTHQIRVHTLHAGHMIAGDSKYGDEDFSREIRDLGGKRLFLHAYALTVPLPDGGELKLEAPVDEVWAKTIERLSAS
- a CDS encoding HAD family hydrolase, whose translation is MNKGYELLIFDWDGTLADSIGRIVEAMNAAAERAGEAPSSDGAVKGIIGLALGEAIHTLYPHLAPEQVERFRQHYADIYMALDQQPSPLFEGVVESLDAFRAEGYRLAVATGKARRGLDRVLKANGWEAFFDITRAADETRGKPHPLMLEEILGHCGVEPGRALMVGDSAFDLQMASNAGMHSVAVGYGAMSLQALAEFGPQVCIDHFSQLREWLGGSAIPLPR
- a CDS encoding Maf family protein; its protein translation is MLPLLLASSSAYRRELLTRLRLPFTWASPDIDEQRRDDEPAVELVRRLARQKAEALAGSHPAHLIIGSDQVAVLGEQVLGKPHTFERACEQLLECSGQQVSFLTGLALLNSATGHCQVDCVPFTVTLRELSRERVERYVTAEQPLDCAGSFKAEGLGVSLFQSTHGCDSTSLIGLPLIRLVDMLTREGVVVP
- the plsX gene encoding phosphate acyltransferase PlsX, whose protein sequence is MSAQIIAIDAMGGDFGPRSIVQASIACLSATPSLHLTLVGQPSLLEDLVSGLAAADRARLQIVAASEVIGMDERPSQALRGKPDSSMRIALELVRDGKAQACVSAGNTGALMALSRFVLKTLPGIDRPAMVAAIPTQAGYCQLLDLGANVDCSAENLYQFAVMGSVAAQALGVHRPRVALLNIGTEDIKGNQQVKLAATLLQNARGLNYVGFVEGDGLYRGEADVVVCDGFVGNILLKSSEGLATMIGARIEKLFKGGAFARVAGAVAMPLLKRLQADLAPARHNGASFLGLQGIVIKSHGSAGVQGFQSAIQRALIEIQENLPQRLHGRLEDLLP